In the Streptomyces sp. 3214.6 genome, GATGATGCCGGACCCCGCCCTGGTCGAGCGTTTCCGTCGCAGTGGCGGCGGCACCAAGCCGGTGTACGGCGGGCTCAAGGTGTGCTGGGGCACGGACCGGCAGGAGGCGCTGCGCACCGCCCACCGGCTGTGGGCCAACGAGCAGCTGCCGGGAGAGCTCCCACAGCTCCTGCCGACCCCGCGCCATTTCGAACAGGCGTCCGAACTTGTCACCGAGGAGCAGGTGGCGGCCGCCGTGCCGTGCGGCGACGATCCGGACGCCCACGTCGAGGCCCTGACCGCGTTCGTCGACGCGGGCTTCGACACCGTGTACGTCAACCAGATCGGCAAGGACCAGCAGAGCTTCTTCGACTTCTACCGCACGAAGATCCTGCCGCGTCTGCGCGAATGACCACACCGACGCCGGATGGGCGGTGAGCCGTGGTGGAGCAGCCCGAGGACGCGACGGGGCTCGCTCTCGTCGTGATCGACATGATCAACACATACGAGCACGAGGACGCCGAGCTCCTCGTGCCGTCCGTCCGGCGGATCGTGCCCGTCCTGGCGGAGCTGATCGCCCGGGCCCGCGAGGCGGACGTGCCGGTGATCTACGCGAACGACAACTTCGGGCTGTGGCGCTCCCACCACGGTGAACTCGTGGCCGCCGCGCTGTCCCGGCCGCACGCCGACCTGATCGAGCCGATCCGCCCCGACGACGCGTCGCTGTTCGTGGTGAAGGCCCGCCATTCCGTCTTCCACGAGACGCCCCTGGCCTATCTCCTGTGGCGCCTGGGCGTCGAGGACGTGGTGCTGAGCGGCCAGGTCACCGAGCAGTGTGTCCTGTACTCCGCCCTGGACGCGCACATCCGCCACCTGGGGGTCACGATCCCCAGGGACGCCGTGGCCTCCATCCATCCCGGGCTGGGATCCGCCGCCCTGGAAATGATGGAGCGCAACATGGACGCCCGGATCACCACCGCGAAGGAGATCGACTTCTCGGAAAACGCACTCTTGCAGTCCTCCAGGCCGGGTACCCGGGAGCGGCAGTAGCGTCCGCGGGAAGGCGGTTTCCTCTGATGAGTCGCAACGGACTGGCCGCGGCACTGGCCGCGGAGGTGGACGCCGAGGTCAGGTTCGACGCGGGCAGCAGGGGCGCGTACGCCACCGACGGATCCAACTACCGGCAGGTGCCGATCGGCGTCGTGGTGCCGCGCTCGGTGGAGGCGGCGGCGCGGGCCGTGCAGGTGTGCGCCCGTTTCGACGCCCCGGTCCTGTCGCGGGGCGGCGGCACGAGCCTCGCGGGCCAGTCGACGAACACGGCGGTGGTCGTCGACTGGAGCAAGTACTGCGACAGACTGGTCGCCGTCGATCCCGACGCCCGGACCTGCGTGGTCGAGCCGGGCATCGTGCTGGACGCGCTCAACGGGCGGCTGTCGGACCACAGACTCCAGTTCGGGCCGAAGCCCTCGACGCACAGCCACTGCGCCCTGGGCGGCATGATCGGCAACAACTCGTGCGGCGCGTCCGCGCAGGCGTACGGCAAGACCGTCGACAACGTGCGCCGCCTGGAGGTGCTCACCTACGACGGCGCCCGCATGTGGGTCGGTCCGACGTCGAAGGCCGAACGGGCGCGGATCGCCGCCGAGGGCGGCCGCCGCGCCGAGCTGTACGCCGGGCTGGACGGCCTCGTCGCCGAGTACCTCCCCGACATCCGGCGCGGCTACCCGAAGATCCCCCGCCGGGTCTCCGGCTACAACCTCGACTCCCTGCTGCCCGAGAACGGCTTCGACGTGGCCAGGGCGCTGGTCGGCAGCGAGGGCACCCTGGTGACCGTCCTGCACGCCGAGCTCGACCTGGTGCCGGTGCCCGCGTACCAGTCGCTGCTGGTCCTCGGCTACGACGACATCTGCGCCGCCGCCGACGACGTCCCCCGACTGCTGGAGCACTGCGACCCCGGACAGCTGGAGGCCCTGGACGGGCGGATGGCCCAGCTGATGCGCGAGGAGGGCGCCTATCTGACCTCCCTCAACGCGCTGCCGGACGGCGACAGTTGGCTGATGCTGCAGTTCGGCGGCGACAGCCAGGACGCCGTCGACGAACAGGCGCACGCCCTGCTGCGCGCCCTCGACCGGACCGAGAAGGACACCGACGTCGCGTTCTCCGACGACCCCGAGCGTGAGCAGCGGATGCTCAAGGCCCGCGAGGCCGGGCTCGGGGTCACCGCCCGCCCGCCCGACGACCGGGAGACCTGGGAGGGCTGGGAGGACTCCGCCGTCCCGCCCGAACGGCTCGGCGACTATCTGCGGGACCTGAAGAAACTGTTCGGGGAGTTCGACTACGACCACCCGTCGCTGTACGGGCACTTCGGGCAGGGCTGCGTCCACACCCGCATCCCGTTCGGGCTGCGGACCGCCGACGGCGTGGCCCACTTCCGGCGCTTCGTGGAGCGGGCCGCCGACCTCGTCGCCTCCTACGGCGGCTCCCTGTCGGGCGAGCACGGCGACGGGCAGTCCCGGGGCGAGCTGCTCACCCGTATGTTCGGCGAGCGACTGGTGGGCGCGTTCGGCGAGCTGAAGGCGCTGTTCGACCCCGGGAACCGGATGAACCCGGGCAAGGTCGTCCACCCCAATCCGGTCGACGGGCAGCTGCGCCTCGGACCCTCCTGGCGACCGGCGACTCCCGCGACGCACTTCGACTTCCCCGAGGACGACCACTCCTTCAACCGGGCGGTGATGCGCTGCGTCGGCATCGGCAACTGCCGCGGCCACTCCGGCGGCGTCATGTGCCCCTCCTACCGGGCCACCAGGGAGGAGGAGCACTCCACCCGCGGCCGGGCCCGGCTGCTGTTCGAGATGCTCGACGGGCACGCCGACTCGGCCGTCACGAACGGCTGGCGCTCCACCGAGGTGCACGACGCGCTCGATCTGTGTCTGGCCTGCAAGGGCTGCAAGTCGGACTGTCCGACCGGCGTCGACATGGCCACCCTCAAGGCGGAGTTCCTCTCCCACCACTTCGAGGGCCGGATGCGCCCGGCCGCCCACTACTCCATGGGCTGGCTCCCCCTCTGGGCGCGCCTGTCCCGGTTCGCCCCGGGGCTGGTCAACAGCGCATTGCAGGCGCCCGGACTGGAGCGGGCGGGCAAACGGCTGGCCGGTGTGGACGAGGCCCGGCAGGCGCCCGTGTTCGCCCGTCGCTCGTTCCCGCAGTGGTGGCAGCGGCACGCCTACGCCGAGGAGCCCGACCCGGCGGACCCCCGCACGGTCGTGCTGTGGCCCGACACCTTCACCTCCTACTTCCACCCCTCGATCGCCGTCGCGGCCGTACGCGTCCTGGAGGACGCCGGCTTCCGCGTCGCCGTGCCCACCGAGCCGGTGTGCTGCGGCCTGACCTGGATCTCCACCGGCCAACTGCCCGTCGCGCGCAAGGTGCTGAGCCGCACCCTGCACGTCCTGCGGCCCTATCTGGAGGCGGGCACCCCCGTCATCGGCCTCGAACCGTCCTGCACCGCAGTCTTCCGCTCCGACGCCCCCGAGCTGATGCCCGCCGACCAGGACGTGCAGCGGCTGGCCGGGCAGGTCCGCACCTTCGCCGAACACCTCGTCCAGCACGCGCCCGCCGACTGGCACCCCCCTCAGCTGGCCCGCCACGCGACCGTGCAGACCCACTGCCACCAGCACGCGATCATGAAGTTCGACGCCGACCGCGAGCTGATGCGCCGCGCCCACCTGAACGCCGACGTCCTCGACGAGGGCTGCTGCGGCCTCGCCGGGAACTTCGGCTTCGAACGCGGCCACCACGAGATCTCCATGGCCGTCGCCGAGCAGGGCGTCCTGCCCGCCGTCCGCGCGGCGGCCCCCGACAGTCTGCTGCTCGCCGACGGCTTCAGCTGCCGTACCCAGATCGAACAGGGCGGCACCGGACGGCGGGCCCTGCACCTGGCCGAAGCGCTGGCCCTCGGCCTGGACGGCCCGCTCCCGGGCGAGCGTCCCGAACGCCTGGCCGTACGCCCCGACCCGCCCTCCCGCGCGGCCCGCTGGGCGACCACCGCGGGCGCCGCCGCCCTCACGTCGGCCGCCGCGACCGTGGCCGGCCGAGCCGCCCTGCGCTCCCTGCACCGCCCCTAGCGCCCGTCCCGCCCGTCGCGCCCGCGTGCCCCTGGCGAACGCCCCGACCGTCCCGACCGTCCCGACCGCCCAGAACGTCCCGACCGCAACCCGGAAAGGTCTTCGAACATGTCGCAGAAGGTCTCCGACCACATTCTCGAGCGCCTGCGCGAGTGGGGAGTGGAGTATGTCTTCGCCTACCCCGGCGACGGCATCAACGCCCTCCTCGCGGCCTGGGGCCGCGCCGACGACAACCCCCGGTTCATCCAGTCCCGCCACGAGGAGATGTCGGCCTTCGAAGCGGTCGGCTACGCCAAGTTCTCCGGCAAGGTCGGCGTCTGCGCCGCCACCTCCGGGCCCGGCGCCATCCACCTCCTCAACGGCCTGTACGACGCCAAGCTCGACCACGTGCCCGTCGTCGCGATCGTCGGGCAGACCAACCGCAGCGCCATGGGCGGCTCCTACCAGCAGGAAGTCGACCTGGTGAGCCTGTACAAGGACGTCGCCTCCGACTTCTGCGAGATGGTCACCGTCCCCGAGCAACTGCCCAACGTGCTGGACCGGGCGATGCGCACCGCGATGGCCCGCCGCTCGGTCACGGCCGTGATCATCCCCGCCGACGTGCAGGAACTCGACTACTCGCCGCCGGGACACGCCTTCAAAATGGTCCCCTCCAGCCTCGGCATGCCGCACTACGCGCCCGTGCCGGCCGACGAGGACCTCACGCGGGCCGCCGAGGTCCTCAACGCGGGCGAGAAGGTCGCCGTCCTGGTCGGGCAGGGCGCCCGCGGGGCCCGTCAGGAGGTCATGGCGGTCGCCGACCGGCTCGGCGCCGGCGTGGCCAAGGCACTGCTCGGCAAGGACGCCCTGGACGACGACCTGCCGTACGTCACCGGCTCCATCGGCCTGCTGGGCACCCGGCCGTCGTACGAGCTGATGACCGGCTGCGACACCCTCCTCGTCATCGGCTCGTCCTTCCCCTACACCCAGTTCCTGCCGGAGTTCGGGCAGGCGCGGGCCGTGCAGATCGACATCGACCCGCACATGGTCGGCCTGCGCTACCCCTTCGAGGTCAACCTCGTCGGCGACGCCCGCGAGACACTGACCCGCCTGCTGCCGCTCCTCGACGCGGGGAAGGGCGGGGCGAAGGCGGGGGCGAAGGACGAGAGCTGGCGCAAGAAGATCGAGAAGGACACCGCCCGCTGGTGGGAGGTCATGCAGCGGCGCGCCGCCGTCGACGCCGACCCGGTCAACCCCGAGTACGTCGTCCACGCGCTGAACGAACTGCTGCCGGAGAACGCGATGCTGTCCTCCGACTCCGGCTCCGCCGCCAACTGGTACGCCCGGCACCTGAAGCTGCGCGGCGCCATGCGCGGCTCGCTGTCCGGCACGCTCGCCACCATGGGGCCCGGGGTGCCGTACGCGATCGGCGCCAAGTTCGCGCACGGCGACCGCCCCGCGATCGCCCTCGTCGGCGACGGGGCGATGCAGATGAACGGCATGGCCGAGCTGATCACCATCGCCAAGTACTACCGGGAGTGGGAGGACCCGCGGCTCGTCGTGGCGGTGCTGAACAACCGGGACCTCAACCAGGTCACCTGGGAGATGCGCGCCATGGAGGGCGCCCCGCAGTTCCTGCCCTCCCAGTCGATCCCCGACATCGCCTACGCCGACGTCGCCCGCCTGTTCGGACTCGACGGCATCCGGGTCGAGAAGCCCGGCGACGTCGTCGGCGCGTGGGAGGCCGCGCTGGCCGCCGACCGGCCCTGCGTCCTGGACTTCGTGACCGACCCGGCCGTGCCGCCGATCCCGCCGCACGCCACCCTCGACCAGATCGAGGCCGCGGCGACCTCGATCCTCAAGGGCGACAGCGACCGCGCGGACATGGTCCGCCAGGGCTTCAAGGCCAAGGTGCAGGAGTTCCTGCCCGGCCACCGCCACCGCACGGACCGGCCCGGCGCACAGGACGACACATGAGCGACACCCCGGCCGTGGAACAGGTGGGCACCGCCGTCTTCACCGTTCCCACCGACGCCCCCGAGGCGGACGGCACCCTCGCCTGGGACAGCACGACCCTGGTCCTGGCGACCGTCGACTCGGCGGGCGTCACCGGCCTCGGCTACACCTACGCGCCCGCGGCGACGGCGCGCATCGTCGACGACCTGCTCGCCGGCGTCGTCACCGGCTCCCCCGCGCTCGACGTGCCGCGCATGAACGAGGCCATGCACCGCGCGGTCCGCAACGCCGGCCTGCCCGGCGTGGCCGCACAGGCCATCGCCGCCGTGGACATCGCGCTGTGGGACTGCAAGGCGCGTCTGCTCGGCCTGCCCCTCGTCCGCCTGCTGGGCGCGGCCCGCGACGAGGTGCCGGTCTACGGCAGCGGCGGCTTCACCACCTACGACGACGACCGGCAGGAACGGCAACTGCGCGGCTGGGCCGAGGAGGACGGCATCCCCCGCGTCAAGATCAAGATCGCGGAGTCGTGGGGAACCCGCGAGGACCGCGACCGGCGGCGCGTCGCCCGGGCCCGCGCCGTCATCGGCGACGACACCGAGCTCTACGTCGACGCCAACGGCGGCTACGGCGCCAAGCAGGCCGTACGGGTGGGCCGGGCGCTCGCCGACGAGGGCGTGACCTGGTTCGAGGAGCCCGTCTCCTCCGACCACCTGACCACCCTCGCCGCGATCCGCGCCCAGGTCCCCCAGGACGTGACGGCCGGCGAGTACGGCTACACCCTGCCCTACTTCGAGCACATGCTCGCCGCCGGAGCCGTGGACTGCCTCCAGGCAGACGCCACCCGCTGCGGCGGCCTCACCGTCTGGCTGCGCGCCGCCGCTCTCGCCCAGGCCCGCGGCCTCGAGATCTCCGGGCACTGCGCCCCGCACGCCCACGCGCACGCCGCCGCCGCGGTGCCCAACCTGCGCCACCTGGAGTGGTTCCACGACCACGTCCGCATCGAGCGCATCCTCTTCGACGGCACCCTCACCCCCGACGGCGGCGCCCTCACCCCCGGCACCGACGCCGCCCCCGGCCTCGGCCTCACCCTCGCCACCCAGCGAGCGGAGCCCTACCGGGCGGCCTGACACCAGCGAACACCGACCACGGAAAGCCCTGCCCACCGGAACACCGACAGCAGGAGGCAGCGACACTTGTGAAGTCCACGTCCTTCCCGCCGCACGCGCAGCATGACTACGCGCTGCTCGCCGACGGCGAGCGCGGCGCTCTCGTCGGGCCCGACGGAGCCGTGAACTGGCTGTGCGCCCCGACCTGGCACGACGACGCCGTCTTCGCCTCCCTGATCGGCGGCCGCGGCGGCTACGCCGTCACCCCGCGCGGCCGTTACGTCCCCGGCGGCTACTACGAGGAGGGCACGCTGATCTGGCGCAGCCGCTGGGTCACCACCGACGGCGTCGTCGAGTGCCGGGACGCCCTCGCCTTCCCCGGCGAGGCCAACCGGCTGATCCTGCTGCGGCGCCTCAGCGCCGTCGACGCACCGGCCCGCGTCCGCGTCGTCCTCGACCCGCACGGCGACTACGGCCGCGCCCCGACGTCGTCCCCGCACCGCGGTGAGGACGGCGTCTGGCACCTCACCTCGGGCCACCACCGGCTGCGCTGGCAGGGCGCCCGGGAAGCCACCGCCGACGCGGCGGGCCTGACCGCCGACCTGCTGCTCAGGCCCGGCGACACCCGTGACCTCGTCCTGGAGTGCTCCGTCTCCCCGCTGCCCCGTCACCTCCCCCGGGCCGAGGAGGCATGGGCCGCGACCGAGCGGGCCTGGCGTGCGGCGGTACCCCCGCTGAAGGACACCATCGCCGTCGGCGACGCCCGGCGCGCGTACGCCGTGCTGCGGGGGCTGACCAGCCACGGCGGCGGCATGGTCGCCTCGGCCACCACCAGCCTCCCCGAACGCGCGGAAGCCGGCCGCAACTACGACTACCGGTACGTGTGGATCCGCGACCAGAGCTACGCCGGCCAGGCGGCGGCCGCCGCCGGCGCGCCCGACCTGCTCGACGCGGCCGTCCGGTTCGTCAGCGCGCGGCTCGCCGCCGACGGGACGCGCCTGGCCCCCGCCTACACCGTGCACGGCAACGCGGTGCCGGGGCAGCGGGAGCTGGACCTGCCCGGCTATCCCGGCGGCTTCAGCCTGGTCGGCAACCATGTGTCGGACCAGTTCCAGCTGGACTGCTTCGGGGAGGCGCTGCTGCTGTTCGCCGCCGCCGAGCGCGCGGACCGGCTGGACGCCGACGCCTGGAAGGCCGCCGAACTGGCGGTACGCGCCATCGCCGAACGGTGGCGTGAACCGGACGCCGGGATCTGGGAGCTGGACGCCCGGCAGTGGACCCACAGCCGCCTCACCTGCGTCGCCGGGCTGCGCGCCCTGGCCGCCGCTGCGCCCCGCCATCCCCTCGCCGACACCTGCGTCCGGCTCGCCGGCACGCTGCTCGCCGCCGCGTCCGCCCACTGCGTGCACCCCGACGGCCACTGGCAGCGCGCCCCGGACGACCCGTCGGTCGACGCGGCCCTGCTGCTGCCCGCCGTCCGCGGCGCCGTGCCCGCCGACGATCCCCGCACCCGAGCCACCCTCGCCGCCTGCCGCGACCGGCTGGCCGAGGACCACTTCCTCTACCGCTTCCGCCATGACGAACGCCCCCTGGAAGAGGCCGAGGGAGCGTTCCTGCTGTGCGGGTTCGTCATGGCGCTGGCCGAACACCAGCAGGGCCGCGCGGTCGACGCCCACCGCTGGTTCGAACGTGGCCGCGGCGCCTGCGGGGCGTCCGGTCTGTACGCCGAGGAGTTCGACATCGCCCAGCGGCGACTGCGCGGCAACCTCCCGCAGGCCTTCGTCCACGCCCTGCTGCTGGAGACGGCCGCCGGCCTCACCCGGAGCTGACCCCCTCCGGCGTCAGCTCCGGGCGACGGCTCCGGTGTCATCCGGTGTCAGAGGACGGGGCCGGGGTCCCCGGGCCGGATACGTCCGCGCCAGGCGCCGGTCTCTCCGCCGCGCTGTTCGATGTAGTCCTTGAAGCGGTGCAGATCTCCCTTGACCCGGCGGTCGATCACGCCGAGCGCGTCCGCGCCCTTCTCGGCCATGCCGGTGGGCTCGACATCCATGGTGAGCTCCACGCGGGTGTGGGTGTCGTCCAGCCGCTCGAACCGGACCGATCCCCGTTGCCGGGTGTCGCCCTCGACGACCCGCCAGGTGATCCGGTCGTCCGGCAACTGGTCGACGATCTCGGTGTCGAACTCGCGTCGCACCCCGCCGATCCTGGTCGTCCAGTGGTTGTGCCGGTCGTCGAGCTGCCGCACCTCCTCGACGCCCTCCATGAACTTCGGGAACTCCTCGAACTGCGTCCACTGGTTGTAGGCGGTGTGGACGGGGACCTCGACGTCCACTGCTTCCTTCACCGTGCTCATGGTCTCCTCCTCACTGGCGGTCGTTCCGCACGACGCCGGGTACCCGCGTACGAAGGCATGAAGACCTGCATAGACCCGCATATCGGGTGTACCGCCCGACGTCCGCCCGACGTCCGGCCGACGTCCGGCCGACGTCCGGCCGACGGGCGATCGCCGTGGGCTACAGGTAGTCCTCCAGGCGGGCGACGGTGAAGCCCTGTTCCTGTATGTGGCGCAGCATGTTCGCCGTCATCTCGGTCATCGTCGTGCCCTTGAGTTCGGACGGGCCGCGGAAGTGGGCGAGGATGATGTCGCCGGGGTGGAGCTTCTTATCGCCGCGCTGGTACTGCATGTTCGTGATCTGCATGG is a window encoding:
- a CDS encoding cysteine hydrolase family protein: MEQPEDATGLALVVIDMINTYEHEDAELLVPSVRRIVPVLAELIARAREADVPVIYANDNFGLWRSHHGELVAAALSRPHADLIEPIRPDDASLFVVKARHSVFHETPLAYLLWRLGVEDVVLSGQVTEQCVLYSALDAHIRHLGVTIPRDAVASIHPGLGSAALEMMERNMDARITTAKEIDFSENALLQSSRPGTRERQ
- a CDS encoding glycoside hydrolase family 15 protein; protein product: MKSTSFPPHAQHDYALLADGERGALVGPDGAVNWLCAPTWHDDAVFASLIGGRGGYAVTPRGRYVPGGYYEEGTLIWRSRWVTTDGVVECRDALAFPGEANRLILLRRLSAVDAPARVRVVLDPHGDYGRAPTSSPHRGEDGVWHLTSGHHRLRWQGAREATADAAGLTADLLLRPGDTRDLVLECSVSPLPRHLPRAEEAWAATERAWRAAVPPLKDTIAVGDARRAYAVLRGLTSHGGGMVASATTSLPERAEAGRNYDYRYVWIRDQSYAGQAAAAAGAPDLLDAAVRFVSARLAADGTRLAPAYTVHGNAVPGQRELDLPGYPGGFSLVGNHVSDQFQLDCFGEALLLFAAAERADRLDADAWKAAELAVRAIAERWREPDAGIWELDARQWTHSRLTCVAGLRALAAAAPRHPLADTCVRLAGTLLAAASAHCVHPDGHWQRAPDDPSVDAALLLPAVRGAVPADDPRTRATLAACRDRLAEDHFLYRFRHDERPLEEAEGAFLLCGFVMALAEHQQGRAVDAHRWFERGRGACGASGLYAEEFDIAQRRLRGNLPQAFVHALLLETAAGLTRS
- a CDS encoding FAD-binding and (Fe-S)-binding domain-containing protein — encoded protein: MSRNGLAAALAAEVDAEVRFDAGSRGAYATDGSNYRQVPIGVVVPRSVEAAARAVQVCARFDAPVLSRGGGTSLAGQSTNTAVVVDWSKYCDRLVAVDPDARTCVVEPGIVLDALNGRLSDHRLQFGPKPSTHSHCALGGMIGNNSCGASAQAYGKTVDNVRRLEVLTYDGARMWVGPTSKAERARIAAEGGRRAELYAGLDGLVAEYLPDIRRGYPKIPRRVSGYNLDSLLPENGFDVARALVGSEGTLVTVLHAELDLVPVPAYQSLLVLGYDDICAAADDVPRLLEHCDPGQLEALDGRMAQLMREEGAYLTSLNALPDGDSWLMLQFGGDSQDAVDEQAHALLRALDRTEKDTDVAFSDDPEREQRMLKAREAGLGVTARPPDDRETWEGWEDSAVPPERLGDYLRDLKKLFGEFDYDHPSLYGHFGQGCVHTRIPFGLRTADGVAHFRRFVERAADLVASYGGSLSGEHGDGQSRGELLTRMFGERLVGAFGELKALFDPGNRMNPGKVVHPNPVDGQLRLGPSWRPATPATHFDFPEDDHSFNRAVMRCVGIGNCRGHSGGVMCPSYRATREEEHSTRGRARLLFEMLDGHADSAVTNGWRSTEVHDALDLCLACKGCKSDCPTGVDMATLKAEFLSHHFEGRMRPAAHYSMGWLPLWARLSRFAPGLVNSALQAPGLERAGKRLAGVDEARQAPVFARRSFPQWWQRHAYAEEPDPADPRTVVLWPDTFTSYFHPSIAVAAVRVLEDAGFRVAVPTEPVCCGLTWISTGQLPVARKVLSRTLHVLRPYLEAGTPVIGLEPSCTAVFRSDAPELMPADQDVQRLAGQVRTFAEHLVQHAPADWHPPQLARHATVQTHCHQHAIMKFDADRELMRRAHLNADVLDEGCCGLAGNFGFERGHHEISMAVAEQGVLPAVRAAAPDSLLLADGFSCRTQIEQGGTGRRALHLAEALALGLDGPLPGERPERLAVRPDPPSRAARWATTAGAAALTSAAATVAGRAALRSLHRP
- a CDS encoding enolase C-terminal domain-like protein, translating into MSDTPAVEQVGTAVFTVPTDAPEADGTLAWDSTTLVLATVDSAGVTGLGYTYAPAATARIVDDLLAGVVTGSPALDVPRMNEAMHRAVRNAGLPGVAAQAIAAVDIALWDCKARLLGLPLVRLLGAARDEVPVYGSGGFTTYDDDRQERQLRGWAEEDGIPRVKIKIAESWGTREDRDRRRVARARAVIGDDTELYVDANGGYGAKQAVRVGRALADEGVTWFEEPVSSDHLTTLAAIRAQVPQDVTAGEYGYTLPYFEHMLAAGAVDCLQADATRCGGLTVWLRAAALAQARGLEISGHCAPHAHAHAAAAVPNLRHLEWFHDHVRIERILFDGTLTPDGGALTPGTDAAPGLGLTLATQRAEPYRAA
- a CDS encoding thiamine pyrophosphate-requiring protein; translated protein: MSQKVSDHILERLREWGVEYVFAYPGDGINALLAAWGRADDNPRFIQSRHEEMSAFEAVGYAKFSGKVGVCAATSGPGAIHLLNGLYDAKLDHVPVVAIVGQTNRSAMGGSYQQEVDLVSLYKDVASDFCEMVTVPEQLPNVLDRAMRTAMARRSVTAVIIPADVQELDYSPPGHAFKMVPSSLGMPHYAPVPADEDLTRAAEVLNAGEKVAVLVGQGARGARQEVMAVADRLGAGVAKALLGKDALDDDLPYVTGSIGLLGTRPSYELMTGCDTLLVIGSSFPYTQFLPEFGQARAVQIDIDPHMVGLRYPFEVNLVGDARETLTRLLPLLDAGKGGAKAGAKDESWRKKIEKDTARWWEVMQRRAAVDADPVNPEYVVHALNELLPENAMLSSDSGSAANWYARHLKLRGAMRGSLSGTLATMGPGVPYAIGAKFAHGDRPAIALVGDGAMQMNGMAELITIAKYYREWEDPRLVVAVLNNRDLNQVTWEMRAMEGAPQFLPSQSIPDIAYADVARLFGLDGIRVEKPGDVVGAWEAALAADRPCVLDFVTDPAVPPIPPHATLDQIEAAATSILKGDSDRADMVRQGFKAKVQEFLPGHRHRTDRPGAQDDT
- a CDS encoding SRPBCC family protein; translation: MSTVKEAVDVEVPVHTAYNQWTQFEEFPKFMEGVEEVRQLDDRHNHWTTRIGGVRREFDTEIVDQLPDDRITWRVVEGDTRQRGSVRFERLDDTHTRVELTMDVEPTGMAEKGADALGVIDRRVKGDLHRFKDYIEQRGGETGAWRGRIRPGDPGPVL